From a single Arachis hypogaea cultivar Tifrunner chromosome 3, arahy.Tifrunner.gnm2.J5K5, whole genome shotgun sequence genomic region:
- the LOC112789193 gene encoding peter Pan-like protein, which yields MRKKKHGEFRRPFVVKTNTNTKQQPHLASVDPITGKKIPKSFVFSRGKIPGPLKQLQMDLRKLMLPYTALSLKEKRRNNLKDFLNVAGPMGVTHFLILSKTATAAYLRVATTPQGPTLTFKINEYSLAADVAKSQLHPRCPKDLFTKSALIVLSGFVSGDLPLKLTTNMFQNIFPTIDVKTVKLSSCQRIVLLNYNKDTKQIDFRHYSIRLQPIGVSRRIRKFVQNHQVPDLRNLQDVSDFVTKAGYGSESEADEEAATVTLSSDIGRVNRASMKSAVKLQEIGPRMTLQLVKVEKGLCSGEVLFSEYGKPGDKGKHDDEDNEMQDNEDEDDSEGSEDQDGNGSEVDEDEGHEELD from the exons ATG AGGAAGAAGAAACACGGCGAGTTCCGAAGGCCTTTTGTGGTGAAGACCAACACTAACACGAAGCAGCAGCCCCATCTGGCTAGTGTGGACCCTATCACTGGCAAGAAGATCCCTAAAAGCTTCGTGTTTTCGAGAGGGAAGATTCCTGGTCCTCTCAAACAGCTTCAGATGGACCTCAGGAAGTTGATGCTTCCGTACACTGCTCTCAGCCTTAAG GAAAAGAGACGGAACAATCTAAAGGATTTTCTGAATGTTGCTGGACCTATGGGTGTCACGCATTTCCTCATATTGTCAAAAACTGCAACTGCGGCTTACCTGAGAGTTGCGACAACCCCGCAGGGACCCACTCTTACGTTTAAGATAAATGAATACTCATTGGCAGCTGATGTTGCTAAATCTCAGTTGCATCCCCGCTGCCCAAAAGATCTTTTTACGAAGTCTGCTTTG ATTGTACTTTCTGGATTTGTGAGTGGAGATCTACCTCTAAAGCTTACAACTAACATGTTTCAGAATATATTTCCAACAATTGATGTTAAAACA GTTAAGCTCTCTTCTTGCCAAAGGATCGTGTTGCTTAATTACAACAAAGACACTAAGCAAATTGATTTTCGGCATTATTCAATAAGATTACAACCAATAGGTGTTTCACGCAGAATAAGAAAATTTGTGCAGAACCATCAGGTGCCAGATCTAAGGAATCTTCAAGATGTGAGTGATTTCGTGACAAA AGCTGGCTATGGATCAGAAAGTGAAGCAGATGAAGAAGCTGCAACTGTAACTTTGTCTAGCGATATTGGTAGAGTTAACCGTGCTTCGATGAAAAGTGCTGTCAAGCTTCAAGAAATTGGTCCCAGGATGACTCTTCAACTAGTTAAAGTTGAAAAGGGACTTTGTTCAGGAGAAGTCCTTTTCAGCGAATATG GGAAACCTGGTGACAAAGGAAAACATGATGATGAAGATAATGAGATGCAGGacaatgaagatgaagatgattcAGAAGGTAGTGAAGATCAAGATGGCAATGGTTCTGAAGTTGATGAAGATGAAGGCCATGAAGAACTTGATTGA